A stretch of the Campylobacter concisus genome encodes the following:
- a CDS encoding AtpZ/AtpI family protein, with product MAKFKIKDIVAGAEQLSLGVSIVVAILLGTGLGYFIKKATNFTPALWMGFAIGIAAAILNVYKAYKAQIKSLDELKDESRYKGYTKDDDDEDD from the coding sequence ATGGCAAAATTTAAGATAAAAGATATCGTAGCAGGTGCTGAGCAGCTAAGCCTTGGCGTTTCAATCGTTGTTGCGATCTTGCTTGGCACTGGACTAGGGTATTTTATAAAAAAGGCTACAAATTTCACGCCAGCTCTTTGGATGGGCTTTGCTATCGGCATCGCAGCTGCTATTTTAAACGTCTATAAAGCTTACAAAGCACAGATAAAAAGCCTAGATGAGCTAAAAGATGAAAGCAGATACAAAGGCTACACAAAAGACGATGATGACGAGGACGATTAG
- the hemL gene encoding glutamate-1-semialdehyde 2,1-aminomutase, producing the protein MTNKEAFSEAKKYIPGGVNSPVRAFGSVGGEPVMIDHAKGAYLYDVEGKKYLDFIQSWGPLIFGHCDKDIEEAIISAVKQGLSYGAPSPKETALAKLICDEFKQIDKIRFVSSGTEATMSAIRVARGYAKKDGLIKFEGCYHGHSDALLIKAGSGATTYGNASSSGVPQDVVKNTYLAVYNDIESVKAIFENNKDKIGVVIIEPIAGNMGLVPADKKFLEELRALCDKFGAVLILDEVMSGFRASRLGSYPFHEVDADLITFGKVIGGGMNVAAFGGKAEIMDCLSPDGAVYQAGTLSGNPVAMSAGIAAISKINSDLNLYARLEKLATKLMAGFKEAAKSAGITIQTEVRGSMFGYFFTDHVVKNYDDALKSDTKLFAKFHQAMLKRGIYLAPSQFETGFVCDAMSEADIDLAVSAAKEAFLEIKA; encoded by the coding sequence ATGACAAATAAAGAGGCATTTAGTGAAGCTAAAAAATATATCCCAGGCGGCGTAAATTCACCTGTTCGTGCATTTGGTAGTGTTGGTGGTGAGCCTGTAATGATCGATCACGCCAAGGGAGCTTATCTATACGACGTCGAGGGTAAAAAATACCTTGACTTCATCCAAAGCTGGGGTCCGCTCATATTTGGCCACTGCGACAAAGATATCGAAGAGGCGATCATCTCTGCTGTAAAACAAGGCTTATCTTACGGCGCTCCCTCTCCAAAAGAGACCGCTCTAGCAAAGCTAATATGTGATGAGTTTAAACAAATAGATAAAATTCGCTTCGTAAGCTCTGGCACAGAGGCCACTATGAGCGCGATAAGAGTGGCTAGAGGATATGCCAAAAAAGACGGACTTATAAAATTTGAAGGCTGCTACCACGGACACAGCGACGCACTTCTTATCAAAGCAGGAAGCGGTGCAACGACATACGGCAACGCTTCAAGCAGCGGCGTACCACAAGATGTTGTGAAAAACACCTATTTGGCAGTTTATAACGATATAGAAAGCGTAAAAGCCATTTTTGAAAATAATAAAGACAAAATCGGCGTCGTCATAATCGAGCCAATCGCAGGAAATATGGGGCTTGTGCCAGCTGATAAGAAATTTTTAGAGGAGCTTAGAGCGCTTTGCGATAAATTTGGCGCTGTGCTTATCCTTGATGAGGTTATGAGTGGCTTTAGAGCCTCACGCCTCGGCTCATATCCATTTCACGAAGTGGATGCTGATCTTATCACATTTGGCAAGGTTATAGGCGGAGGCATGAACGTCGCTGCATTTGGTGGCAAGGCTGAGATAATGGACTGCTTAAGCCCAGATGGAGCTGTCTATCAAGCAGGTACGCTAAGTGGCAACCCGGTGGCGATGAGTGCTGGCATAGCAGCTATTTCAAAGATAAATAGTGATCTAAATTTATACGCTAGACTCGAAAAACTTGCCACAAAACTGATGGCTGGCTTTAAAGAAGCTGCAAAAAGCGCTGGCATCACTATCCAAACTGAGGTTCGTGGCTCGATGTTTGGCTACTTTTTTACAGATCACGTGGTAAAAAACTACGATGATGCGCTAAAGAGCGACACAAAGCTCTTTGCTAAATTTCACCAAGCGATGCTTAAGCGTGGAATTTATCTAGCGCCAAGTCAGTTTGAGACTGGATTTGTCTGCGATGCGATGAGCGAAGCTGATATCGATCTAGCGGTAAGCGCAGCTAAAGAGGCGTTTTTGGAGATAAAAGCCTAA